GCGCTGATAATCCCTTTAGTCAACAAGCGCAGCAAATCTCCTTTAATCAATTATCCTCGTCTTTAATTGAAGCAACAAAACTAGACTTAAAAACATTACAAACCCTCTATCAATGTAATAGTGAAAAAATAAGTCAGTGGTTACGAAGTATTGCCCAATTATCCGAAAATCCGACAATTTGGCAACCGCAACCGGAACAGTTAAATAAAATTGAAGAATTGCCCCTAAAAAGTCAGTTTTCAACCTTAGAAAATTGGTCAGATGCCGTAGAAAGTTTAGCAGATCATTATCGGAAATTTGGGACGGGTTTATTTGCCAGTGCCTCTGCATTTCGTTGGCAACAGAAACAATTTATTAAAATTTTAAATCCCGATCCTGTCCATTTAAACCAGTTAGTCGGTTATGAAACCCAACGGGATATGCTCTTAAAAAATACTGAAATTTTATTAGCCGGATATCCCGCCTTAAATGTTTTATTATATGGAAGTCGAGGTGCGGGTAAATCCTCTTTAATCAAGGCATTATTACACCATTATAGGGATCGAAATTTAAAATTAATTGAAGTCGCAAAATCAGATTTAAAAGATTTATCTCTTGTGGTCGAACAGTTGCAAGGTGTACCGCAAAAATTTATTATTTTTGTGGATGATTTATCCTTTGAAGAAGATGACGATGCTTTTAAAGCCTTGAAAGTTGTATTAGAAGGAAATTTAACAGCCCGTCCTCAAAACGTTGTGGTTTATGCAACCTCTAACCGTCGTCATTTAGTGCGAGAATATTTTGAAGATCGACCGTCTCCAAAAGATCAGGATGAAGTTCATGTTTGGGATACGGTACAGGAAAAATTATCCTTTAGCGATCGCTTTGGTTTAACCTTAACCTTTGAACCGGCGGATCAAAATACTTATTTGAATATTGTCAAACATTTAGCTTATCAAGGAGGAATTGAGATTAGTCCTGAAGATTTGCAGTTTCGAGCCTTACAATGGGCCACTCGTCATAATGGTCGATCTGGGCGGACGGCGCGACAATTTATTGACTTTTTAACGGCTGAATTAGCAATTTTCAGAAAATAAATTGGAAAAAATCAGCAGATAGTGTCATCATAAGCGTGGGAAAAATCTGCTTCAATTCCAAATTAGTCAGGAGGTTTTAACAATGCCAAGTCCCATTGAACTGAATTCTGCGGAAGCTTTTGCTGCGATCTCATTAATTGCAGTAGCAGCCGATGGTTATATTACCGGAAGTGAGTCCCAAGCGATAACAACAACGTTTTCACGAATGCAGCTTTTCAGTGATTATTCCGGTGAGAAAATGCGAGCTATGATTGATCAACTCCTAAATCAATTACAAGAGCAGGGATCGGATGTATTATTAAAAGCAGCCGTGGAAAAATTGCCTAAAGAATTGAGAGAAACGGCTTTTGCCGTTGTTACAGATATTACCTTAGCCGATGGAGAAATTACCGAAGAAGAAGATGCCTTGCTCGATAATCTCTTTAATGTCTTAGAGATTTCTGAAAGCATGGCAAATAACATTATTGATGTTATGTTGATCAAAAATAAAGGATGATACAATTAGAGAAAAAGAATTAAAATTGAGTAGGTGGGCATTGCCCACCTCAGTGTATTTTTACAAAATTTAAGTTTTCAAGATTTAGGTTTGAAATGAGAGGATAAAATGACTTATATCTACAGTCGAATCGTTCGTTTTCAAGATACGGATGCTGCGGGTGTGGTTTATTTTACCAATATTTTGGCGATGTGTCATGAAGCTTATGAAGCCTCTCTAACAACGGCTGAAATTGATATTAAAAATTTTTTTATTAATCCTGATTCTGCTATTCCTGTTGTTCATGCAACAGTTGATTTCCGCTTTCCTTTATATTGTGGAGATCACATTTTAATTGAATCAACCCCTGAATTGATTAATGAAACTTCTTTCAAAATACAATATAAAGTTGTCTTGAAATCTTCTGATCAATTAATTGCTCAAGGATCAACGAAACATATCTGTATTGATCCAAAAACTCGTCAACGCAAACATTTACCAGCAGAAATTCTTAACTGGTTAGATTTGGGAAAAGCTCGGTTTTTGATGGCGGATTTAGATACAGTTGTAATTTGGCGAGATGGAAATGCTTATTTTTTCAAAGGCAATCAGTATATTAATTATAATTTAGCCCACCACTGTATTGAATCAGGATACCCTAAAAAAATTCAACAGGGAATCGGAGCTAGTTTTCCAGAGTCCTTTCATCAGGGAATTGATGCGGGTTTACTCTGGAATAATGGCAAAGCATTTTTATTTAAAGGAAATGAATATCTTCGCTTTGATTTATATCAAAATCGGGTAGAACCGGGTTATCCTCAAAAATTAAATAGTGGGAATTGGTTGGGATGGCCTAGTCATTTTTATCAAGGAATTGATGCTGCTGTTTTATGGAATAATGGAAAAGCTTATTTTTTTAAAGGGGATGAATATATACAATATGATATTTATAAAGAAATGACAGATCGAGGTTATCCCAAGAAGATTAAAGACGGATTAGGAAAAGAATGGCCTTTGAAATTTACGGAAGGGATTGATGCAGCCGTAACACTTAATTATCAGAAAGCCTTTTTATTTAAAGAAGATCAATATATTGTCTATGATATTAATCTAGGCTCTATTGAGCCAGGTCATCCTAAAAAAATCAATGAAACTTGGTCAATTTTTTATTGTAAACCTCGTTAAATTCAGGAGCGTTTTTTAAGGTTATGGCAACTCGAAGCTATGCAATTATTGGTACAGGTGCAGTCGGAGGGTTTTACGGTGCGAAACTTCAAAAAGCGGGTCTGGAAGTTCATTTTCTCCTAAATCGAGATTATGAATTTGTCCGTACACAAGGTTTAAAAATTGACTCTTTAGAGGGGAATTTTACCCTGCCCCAAGTTCAGGCCTATAATGATGTTCATCAAATGCCTCCCTGTGATGTTGTGATTGTTGCTTTAAAAACGACTCACAATTATTTATTACCTCAACTATTGCCACCCATTGTTAAACCCGATGGAGTTGTTTTACTCTTACAAAATGGACTCAATGTTGAACCTCAAATTGCTGAAATCGTTGGGGAAAAACGAGTGATGGGGGGACTTTGTTTTATTTGTTCTAATAAAGTCGGGCCTGGACATATTCAGCATATTGATTATAGTGCGGTTCATTTAGGAGAATATCAAGCTCAATATCAACCCGGAGGAATTTCCGAGCGTATGCAAGAGATTGGAAGAGATTTTCAGCAAGCTAATATTCCGGTGGAACTGACAGAAGATTTAATGTTATCTCGATGGAAAAAATTAGTCTGGAATATTCCTTATAATGGTCTTTCAGTGGTGTTAGATGCCAGAACCGATGAAATCATGGCAAACCCAGAAACTCGTCTTTTAGCAGAAGAATTAATGGGAGAAGTCGTGGCGATCGCTTCTAGTTATAATCGCCATCTTCCTAAAAATTATATTGAATTGATGCTCGATCATACGGATAAAATGAAGCCTTATTTAACCAGTATGAAGTTAGATTATGACGCTCATCGTCCTTTAGAACTGGAAGCTATTGTTGGAAATCCTTTACAAGCTGCTATTGCTCAGGGTGTTGATGTTCCTAAAATTACGATGCTCTATCAACAGTTAAAATTTTTAGATGCCCGAAATCAAACTATCCTCCGATAGAGGGAGAAATTAGGAAGGGTTCGTTAAATTAGAAAGATCAAATCTAATTTGAAGGACGTTATGAGTTCTAATCGACCTTCCTATACTGTCACTGCAAATCGTTCAACTTGGATAGAACGTTTAGCCCGCTTAGGGTATATAACGAAAGGCTTTGTTTATGGATTAATTGGAGTGTTAGCCCTAATGGCTGCCTTTGGTTTGGGCGGACAAACAACGGATACCACTGGAGCCTTACAGACAATTGCAACCCAACCTTTTGGACAATTTCTATTAGTATTAATCACGATTGGATTAATCGGATATGCCCTATGGCGATGGATTGAATGTATTCAAGATCCTGAACATAAAGGCAGCGATGCAACAGGAATTTTCAGCCGTTTAGGTTATGCGATAAGCGGATTAATTTATGCGGGATTAGCCTTAACATCGGCTCGTTTAGTGATGGGTGCAGGTAGCGAAGGTGGAAATTCCCAGCAAGATTGGACAGCGTTTGTACTCGCTCAACCTTGGGGAAATTGGCTAGTTGCCACCCTAGGAGCATTCATTATTGGCTTAGGGTTTTATATGTTTTATAAAGCCTATAAAACTAAGTTTACTCAAGAGCTAGATTTAAGGAATTTAGAACCCAAAAAGCAAAACTTATTAATTAATATTTGCCGATTAGGGATTTTTGCTAGAGGGATTGTTTTTGTTATTATTGGTTTTTTCTTGATTCAAGCCGCTCGTTTTACTAATCCCAATGAAGTTAAAGGAATTGATGGAGCTTTACAAACCTTAAAACAACAACCTTTTGGTAAATTTCTATTAACTTTAGTCGCTTTAGGTTTAGTTGCTTACGGAATTTATATGGCGGTAAAAGCCATTTATAAGCGCATTGAAGTGGATTAAGGAGTTTAGGGGGAATCTTTACTAATTTGTATCAGATATATAGCAAGTTGAAAGGAATTTTATAAAATGGTCAACTTGATTATTAATACTAAAAAATACTTTGATTTGCAGTTCGGGGCGAGGCGCGCCTCGCCCCTACGATCAATTGGGATCAAGACAGTTGTACAATTGATTTAGACTTACTATAGATGCCACTTATTTAGTTAAGGGTTCTTGAGCATTAAATTGTTGGGGATATTTCTCCACAAAATAACTATTCAAGAAAGTATTAACGGCTGATAAAATTACAGGGCCTAAAATAAAGCCCAAGAAACCATAGACCTGAAATCCAGGAACTAATACAGAAGCCAACCAGAAACACAAACCATTAACAACAAAGGAAAAAGCACCCAAGCTTAAAAAATTCAGGGGAAGAGATAATGTTGAGATCACAGGCTTAATAAAAGCATTCACCCCACCAATGGCTACTGCCGCAATTAAAGCAGCCGGAAATGTGGCTAGATTTACTCCAGGAACAACAAGATCAACAACTAATAAACTTAGAGCCGTTGCTACCAAAGTCAATAACGATGCCATCATAAATTTTCCTCAATTTTTTACAAATCTAACAAATTTTACTTTTTATCTTAGTTAAAAAAAGTAATGATTGACCTCTATAGATAGATAGATTCGTTATCGTAAATCATTTTCATCCCCCAGACCTGAATCGTCCTTTAGAAAGATGTAAATCTAAGGGTTAAAATTAAAAATAAAAGCATAAGGTAGTTGCTATGGAAACCAATTCTGATGAGATTATTACAAGTTATCTTAGGAATTCTTTTGCCACCTCTTGGGGTTTATTTAACAGTTGGGTTTAGTTCAGCACTGTTATTTAATATTCTGCTTACCCTGTTAGGTTGGCTACCCGGTTCAATTCACGCGGTTTGGGTGATTGCCAAGCACGCCGAAAGACAAGGAGAAGTAGAAAGAACCTACAATACTTAACAGATTTTCTCGAATTTTATCTCGGTAATCTCTACAGGGTCGCCAATAAATTTCGAGTTAGGATTTGTTCCAAAGTTAAGCCTGGTTTCATCATGAAACTGGGTTTTTTTACAAGTTATAGAACTACGCGCTTTTATAGCACTACGCATTACGGTTAGGACATTTTTAAACTCTGAAACCCTTTCAATTCTTACTGTTCCCTGTTCCCTGCTCCCTGTTCCCTCTTCAAGTAGCACTATAACAAAGAATAGTAGGTTCTAACCCTTGTTACAAGGTTGAGTATGGTTATTTATCCTTTGACATGAACGGGTAGCCAAACACTAAAAATAGAACCTTTATTAATTTGACTTTCTACCGTAATCACTCCCCCCAAAATTTGGCATAAACGCTGACTAATAGCTAGTCCTAAACCCGTTCCCCCAAAACGTTTTGTTGTAGAAGCATCCGCTTGAATAAACGGTTTAAAAATCTGTTGTAATTGTTCTTCTGTCATCCCAATTCCTGTGTCTCGTACTCGAAACACCAGATATTGAGGAGAGTTAGCAATCAATCCATACATTAACTCATCATCTTCTGAAATAGGGGGTTTTTCCTGAGTTCGTTCAATAATTAAATAAATCGTTCCTTTTTCAGTAAATTTAGAAGCATTACTCAGTAAATTTAATAAAATTTGTCTAACTTTCGGCATATCGGCATACATCGTTCCAATATTAGATTTAGCCTTAACTTTCAAAACATTATTATTTTTTTCGGCTAAGGGTTTAGCCGTTGTAATCACATCTTCTACCAATTTATCAACGGGGAAATTTTCTAAATATAGGGTGACATGACCCGCTTCAATTTTAGAAATATCTAAAATATCACTAATCATATCCCGCAGATGCTTTCCGGCGGTTTGAATTCGTTCTAGGTCAGGTAAAAAGTCTGTATATCCCAAATCTTCAGATTCATCATGAAGCATTTCACTATAGCCAATAATCGCATTTAAAGGGGTTCTTAATTCATGACTCATATTGGCTAAAAAGACACTCTTAGAACGGTTGGCAGCTTCCGCCGCCATTTTTGCTTTTTGCAATTCTTCCGTATACTCAGCAACCCGTTGAATTAAATGATTTAAAGATAGCGTTAATGCTCCCAATTCATCGGAACTGGTCACGGGAGCTTGTAAGGCAAAATCCGATTCTTCACTCACTTGCTCGGCGACTTTAATCATTGTTTCCAAAGGAAAGGCAATCATTCGACCAATACCAATGGCTAATATGATTGCTAATCCCCCAGATATTAATAAAGTAACGATAATAATTTGATTGCTTAAAACACTGATTTTATCATAAGCTTGGATTGCATTTTCGGCTCGTTTCCGAAATCTATTTTCAAGTTGAGTTGTTTCTGAATAAAGGGGATAAACTTGGGTAATTCCGGCACTCCGATTCAAATCAATCAAAGATTTTTGAACGGATTGCAAAATTTTAGGATTAAGGTTAGGTCTTTCTGTGATTTGAATGAGTTTTTCAAACGGGGATGAATAGTTATTGAGTCGTTCTTTATAGCGTTGAGTTAAGTCTTGTAAGAGTTGATAATCCTGTTGAACCTCGTTATCTGTAGTTTCAGGAATATTTTGAAGTTGTTGAAGCTGATTATTCATCACAAAAAGAGTAGAACGCAAGGCTGAAACCCCTCGTTCAACTTTTTCCATATCCTGGCTATTGCTGAGGAATTGGACTAAATTATCTTGATTATGCTTTAACTGTAGAAGACTTTGGCTGAGTCCATCAAGAACCGTTGCTTTCTCCTGATCAATTTGCAATTGGGTTCGCAGAGGTTTTTGAGAAGCGGTTTCAATTAAAAATGCTGTGGTTACGCCAACCAGCACTACCCCAATCACTAATCCATAACCCCAGCCAATTTTTTGCCGAATGCTTAGACGATCAAACATAGGCAATACAATGCCAGAGGAACGTTTACTTTTTGTTAAGTTATGTTGAGATGAAATTAGAGACATCCGCAAGGTCGCTCTTAGCCAAGAAGGTCTATATTATTTTATGCTAGTTGACATCCACCTTGCTGTTCTACGCCAGGGATTTCCTAAAACAAAATTAACTGAATTGCTTGAGGGATGTTGACGCTTCACGGGATGCCACTACTTTTAAGATAACCTTATGTTTCCTTGTCGTCCATTTTCTCTAGCTGATTGCCCACCCGGAACGTTACGATTTACCCCAGTATTTTCCAGCGAGTACACCCAACAAACTGAGAGAGTGGGATTTTTGATCAATATATCCGTGTTAACTCGGATAATAGTTTTAAAACAGGGTCATAGAAGTTAGAATCTCAATTGATTATTCTTAATATTTCTCCACTCATCTATCGCTTCTCTACAACAAGATAATAGGTCTATAACCCTTGTGGGGAGGGATTTGGTTCCCAGATTTAATGAATTGGATTCAAAAAAGCACTTTTACTATATTGATAGTATCTTGTCAACTGTTAATAGGACAATTTTAAATCTGACATATACAGAGTGATTTTCTCAAACATCCGCATTTATACTTACAAAATGTAAATTGTGATACACAATTTTAATTCAGGGTCAAAAGCATCATAATAGTGTATCAGTGTCTCTCGAATACAAACTGGATCATCAGTTTTCGAGAAATCTAGCTTTTTGTATAAAAAAAATCCTTCTTTCTATGAAAGAGCATTGTTTTAATTGTGTATATTTCTGCACAAATCTAGTTTTAAAAGCTTCCCTACTTGTTTGATGATTTCTAAAAGTAGTGATGAATATTTTTGGATTTGCTCGCCAATGCCTTTCAAAGCAAAAACGCATCTCTAATAGGAGTTTATCAGTATAATCTCTAATCTAATGAGCAAAAGCTTTTTTGCTATAAAAATTTGCGTTTAAGATAGATTATACTTAATGGATAAAAAAGTATCTTGCCATTTAAGATACTGAGTTTATCTTGTATAAACCCCATTTATTAAACTTTCTTAAAGCCTATCTCAATCAAAGGAAATCAGGGTATGTCATCTAATCATAATTCCATCCATAATTCTCATAAAACCCTTGTTGTTATTGATTCTCAAGTTGAGAATTATGAAACATTACTACAAGGTATTGATCCAAATGCAGAGGTAGTAGTTCTTGACCCAAATCAAGACGGAATTTATCAAATTACTTCTATTTTATCAAATTCTAACAATATTGGCTCTCTACAAATTATTGCTCATGGAAGTTCAGGAAGTATCCAATTAGGCAATACAATTTTAGATAATCAAACCTTAAATCAATATACTGCACAATTCCAAGAATGGCAAACCGGATTAACTGAAAATGCTGATATTTTATTATATAGCTGTAATACGGCTTCAGGAAGTTTAGGACAATCTTTCGTTACAAATTTATCCCAACTAACTCAAGCAGACATCGCAGCCTCGGAAAATTTAACAGGTGCGACTCAGTTCGGAGGAGATTGGAATTTAGAATATGCAACCGGAACCATTGATACCAGTTTAGCCATTCAAACTCAAACGTTATCGAACTATGATGGCGTATTACTGAACACATTAGTCGATGAATCTTTTAATAATAGCACCCTAACACCTCAACCCCCAGGAAGCGCTTCACCTACGATTAATTGGTTGTATGGAAATAACACGAAAGGTTCGGCGGATGTTGTTGCTGATCCTTCTCTGTTAAATACTCAATTTTTTCCCTACTTAACAGCGCGAACAATTAGAGCACCTCAACAAACTACTGGTGCAATTCCTGGGATTCCTTCATCAGGAGTAACGGCTGATCCTGATGGGACGGGAGCCTTAAGGTTAACTTCAGCTACCACTAACCAGTCAGGGTTTGTGATTTATAATCAACCCGTTTCTTCCACCTCTGGATTAACAATATTATTT
The sequence above is a segment of the Planktothrix tepida PCC 9214 genome. Coding sequences within it:
- a CDS encoding YqaE/Pmp3 family membrane protein, with the translated sequence MRLLQVILGILLPPLGVYLTVGFSSALLFNILLTLLGWLPGSIHAVWVIAKHAERQGEVERTYNT
- a CDS encoding phage holin family protein, encoding MMASLLTLVATALSLLVVDLVVPGVNLATFPAALIAAVAIGGVNAFIKPVISTLSLPLNFLSLGAFSFVVNGLCFWLASVLVPGFQVYGFLGFILGPVILSAVNTFLNSYFVEKYPQQFNAQEPLTK
- a CDS encoding DUF1206 domain-containing protein; the encoded protein is MSSNRPSYTVTANRSTWIERLARLGYITKGFVYGLIGVLALMAAFGLGGQTTDTTGALQTIATQPFGQFLLVLITIGLIGYALWRWIECIQDPEHKGSDATGIFSRLGYAISGLIYAGLALTSARLVMGAGSEGGNSQQDWTAFVLAQPWGNWLVATLGAFIIGLGFYMFYKAYKTKFTQELDLRNLEPKKQNLLINICRLGIFARGIVFVIIGFFLIQAARFTNPNEVKGIDGALQTLKQQPFGKFLLTLVALGLVAYGIYMAVKAIYKRIEVD
- a CDS encoding sensor histidine kinase; protein product: MFDRLSIRQKIGWGYGLVIGVVLVGVTTAFLIETASQKPLRTQLQIDQEKATVLDGLSQSLLQLKHNQDNLVQFLSNSQDMEKVERGVSALRSTLFVMNNQLQQLQNIPETTDNEVQQDYQLLQDLTQRYKERLNNYSSPFEKLIQITERPNLNPKILQSVQKSLIDLNRSAGITQVYPLYSETTQLENRFRKRAENAIQAYDKISVLSNQIIIVTLLISGGLAIILAIGIGRMIAFPLETMIKVAEQVSEESDFALQAPVTSSDELGALTLSLNHLIQRVAEYTEELQKAKMAAEAANRSKSVFLANMSHELRTPLNAIIGYSEMLHDESEDLGYTDFLPDLERIQTAGKHLRDMISDILDISKIEAGHVTLYLENFPVDKLVEDVITTAKPLAEKNNNVLKVKAKSNIGTMYADMPKVRQILLNLLSNASKFTEKGTIYLIIERTQEKPPISEDDELMYGLIANSPQYLVFRVRDTGIGMTEEQLQQIFKPFIQADASTTKRFGGTGLGLAISQRLCQILGGVITVESQINKGSIFSVWLPVHVKG
- a CDS encoding putative 2-dehydropantoate 2-reductase — protein: MATRSYAIIGTGAVGGFYGAKLQKAGLEVHFLLNRDYEFVRTQGLKIDSLEGNFTLPQVQAYNDVHQMPPCDVVIVALKTTHNYLLPQLLPPIVKPDGVVLLLQNGLNVEPQIAEIVGEKRVMGGLCFICSNKVGPGHIQHIDYSAVHLGEYQAQYQPGGISERMQEIGRDFQQANIPVELTEDLMLSRWKKLVWNIPYNGLSVVLDARTDEIMANPETRLLAEELMGEVVAIASSYNRHLPKNYIELMLDHTDKMKPYLTSMKLDYDAHRPLELEAIVGNPLQAAIAQGVDVPKITMLYQQLKFLDARNQTILR
- a CDS encoding tellurite resistance TerB family protein — its product is MPSPIELNSAEAFAAISLIAVAADGYITGSESQAITTTFSRMQLFSDYSGEKMRAMIDQLLNQLQEQGSDVLLKAAVEKLPKELRETAFAVVTDITLADGEITEEEDALLDNLFNVLEISESMANNIIDVMLIKNKG
- a CDS encoding ATP-binding protein; protein product: MSSLNSQIISQVRFLQRQAASLLLYQEVLNDEIGQAFLSLLEAFHHGESSILNCLKAYGIWFQVQAKHRQTWQDYLITQILRADNPFSQQAQQISFNQLSSSLIEATKLDLKTLQTLYQCNSEKISQWLRSIAQLSENPTIWQPQPEQLNKIEELPLKSQFSTLENWSDAVESLADHYRKFGTGLFASASAFRWQQKQFIKILNPDPVHLNQLVGYETQRDMLLKNTEILLAGYPALNVLLYGSRGAGKSSLIKALLHHYRDRNLKLIEVAKSDLKDLSLVVEQLQGVPQKFIIFVDDLSFEEDDDAFKALKVVLEGNLTARPQNVVVYATSNRRHLVREYFEDRPSPKDQDEVHVWDTVQEKLSFSDRFGLTLTFEPADQNTYLNIVKHLAYQGGIEISPEDLQFRALQWATRHNGRSGRTARQFIDFLTAELAIFRK
- a CDS encoding hemopexin repeat-containing protein, which gives rise to MTYIYSRIVRFQDTDAAGVVYFTNILAMCHEAYEASLTTAEIDIKNFFINPDSAIPVVHATVDFRFPLYCGDHILIESTPELINETSFKIQYKVVLKSSDQLIAQGSTKHICIDPKTRQRKHLPAEILNWLDLGKARFLMADLDTVVIWRDGNAYFFKGNQYINYNLAHHCIESGYPKKIQQGIGASFPESFHQGIDAGLLWNNGKAFLFKGNEYLRFDLYQNRVEPGYPQKLNSGNWLGWPSHFYQGIDAAVLWNNGKAYFFKGDEYIQYDIYKEMTDRGYPKKIKDGLGKEWPLKFTEGIDAAVTLNYQKAFLFKEDQYIVYDINLGSIEPGHPKKINETWSIFYCKPR